The following proteins are encoded in a genomic region of Gimesia algae:
- a CDS encoding helix-turn-helix domain-containing protein — MSANPARKQPAATAGSELSPDEISGQLSQRVRELRKERGWSLDSLSAACGVSRSMLSQIERGEANPTLAVTVRISQAFGIALGELVEAPVSTSSIEVIRAEDRTFHYRSDSECRIRTLSPLHLEKDVEFYEVQLHASGKLQSAPHFRGTREFLTVEKGKVQVNSGEDTTLLEPGDSASYRVDVPHAIINVGRGEAVLFLVVIYQNK, encoded by the coding sequence ATGTCGGCAAATCCCGCCAGAAAACAGCCTGCTGCGACAGCCGGTTCCGAGTTGTCACCCGATGAAATCAGCGGGCAGCTTTCTCAGCGCGTGCGGGAACTGCGCAAAGAGCGGGGCTGGTCCCTTGATTCTCTCTCGGCTGCGTGTGGCGTGAGTCGTTCGATGCTCAGCCAGATTGAGCGTGGTGAAGCGAACCCGACACTGGCTGTGACCGTGCGGATCTCTCAGGCTTTCGGTATTGCATTAGGTGAACTGGTCGAAGCCCCGGTTTCTACCTCTTCGATTGAAGTGATCCGTGCTGAGGATCGGACGTTTCATTACCGTTCCGATTCAGAATGCCGCATTCGTACGCTCTCTCCCCTGCACCTGGAAAAGGATGTGGAGTTCTACGAGGTTCAGCTGCATGCCAGTGGAAAACTGCAGAGTGCGCCGCACTTTCGGGGCACCCGAGAATTCCTGACAGTCGAAAAAGGAAAAGTCCAGGTCAATTCGGGAGAGGACACCACTTTGCTGGAGCCCGGAGATTCCGCCAGCTATCGCGTCGACGTACCACATGCAATTATCAACGTCGGACGTGGTGAAGCGGTCCTGTTTCTGGTGGT
- the tdh gene encoding L-threonine 3-dehydrogenase, whose amino-acid sequence MKALVKKESKPGLWLEDVPVPTIGINDVLIKVDRTGICGTDVHIYKWDDWAQKTIPVPMVVGHEFVGEIVEIGSNVVDYTPGEIVSGEGHVVCGRCRNCFAGRRHLCAHTRGVGVNRPGAFAEYISLPMTNIWHHDESIDRDVASIFDPFGNAVHTALSFYVLGEDVLITGAGPIGVMAAAVVKHAGARHVVVTDVNPYRLDLARKMGATLALDVRENKIADAQQQLGMTEGFDVGLEMSGNPQAFRDMLNNMCHGGKIAMLGIPEKEIAIDWNLVVFNMLTLKGIYGREMYETWYKMTVMLQSGLDISPIITHRFHASEYEAGFEVMMSGQSGKVILDWNNI is encoded by the coding sequence ATGAAAGCATTGGTCAAAAAAGAGTCAAAGCCGGGGCTTTGGCTGGAAGACGTTCCTGTTCCCACCATCGGCATCAACGATGTGCTGATCAAAGTCGACCGCACGGGGATTTGCGGGACGGACGTGCATATTTATAAATGGGACGACTGGGCTCAGAAGACAATTCCCGTCCCGATGGTAGTGGGGCATGAATTTGTCGGCGAAATCGTGGAGATCGGTTCGAATGTCGTCGACTACACACCGGGAGAAATCGTGAGTGGTGAAGGGCACGTGGTGTGTGGACGCTGTCGCAACTGCTTTGCGGGACGCCGACATCTGTGTGCTCATACGCGGGGCGTAGGCGTCAATCGACCTGGTGCCTTTGCAGAATACATTTCTCTGCCGATGACGAACATCTGGCATCATGATGAATCGATTGACCGTGACGTCGCTTCCATTTTCGATCCGTTTGGGAACGCTGTGCACACAGCCCTCTCGTTTTATGTGCTGGGAGAAGATGTACTCATCACGGGAGCCGGCCCGATTGGTGTGATGGCAGCCGCCGTTGTGAAACACGCGGGTGCCCGGCATGTGGTAGTGACGGATGTGAACCCGTATCGTCTCGACCTGGCGCGTAAGATGGGCGCGACGCTGGCACTGGATGTCCGTGAGAACAAAATCGCAGATGCACAACAGCAACTGGGCATGACAGAAGGCTTTGATGTCGGTCTGGAAATGTCGGGTAATCCACAGGCGTTTCGGGACATGCTGAATAACATGTGTCATGGCGGTAAGATTGCCATGCTGGGAATTCCTGAAAAGGAAATTGCGATCGACTGGAATCTGGTTGTATTTAACATGCTGACCCTGAAAGGGATCTACGGTCGCGAAATGTACGAGACCTGGTATAAGATGACAGTCATGCTGCAGAGCGGACTGGATATCAGTCCGATCATCACACACCGCTTCCATGCCAGCGAATATGAAGCGGGCTTTGAAGTCATGATGTCGGGTCAGTCAGGGAAAGTGATTCTTGACTGGAATAATATTTAA
- a CDS encoding glycine C-acetyltransferase produces the protein MYGSFKQELEQALATIREEGLYKSERIITTPQDAHIRVAEGEPVLNMCANNYLGLAEHPDVIAAAHAGLDEWGYGLSSVRFICGTQSIHKQLEQKLSQFLETEDTILYTSCFDANGGLFETLLTAEDAIISDELNHASIIDGVRLCKAQRFRYKNNNMQDLEEQLKAASSARYRMIATDGVFSMDGYIANLPAICDLAEKYDALVMVDDSHSVGFMGQHGKGTHEFHGVMDRIDIITGTLGKALGGASGGYTSGRKEIIELLRQRSRPYLFSNSVAPAIVTASIAAIDLLTASTELRDKLEANTRHFRAGISQVGFEVLPGEHPIVPIMLGDAALAARVADALLQKGIYVIGFSFPVVPKGKARIRTQISAAHSIEDLDFAIEKFKEVKTEVGI, from the coding sequence ATGTACGGATCATTCAAACAGGAACTGGAACAGGCGCTCGCGACCATCCGTGAGGAAGGTCTTTATAAGTCAGAGCGGATCATCACGACGCCCCAGGATGCGCATATCCGTGTCGCGGAAGGCGAGCCGGTTCTGAATATGTGTGCCAATAACTATCTGGGACTGGCAGAACATCCGGATGTCATTGCCGCCGCCCATGCCGGGCTGGATGAGTGGGGCTACGGACTCTCTTCGGTTCGTTTCATCTGTGGTACGCAATCGATTCACAAACAACTGGAACAGAAGCTGAGCCAGTTTCTGGAGACAGAAGATACGATTCTCTACACGTCCTGTTTTGATGCCAACGGCGGATTGTTTGAAACCCTGCTCACCGCGGAAGATGCGATTATTTCAGATGAACTGAACCATGCCAGTATTATTGATGGTGTGCGACTGTGTAAAGCACAGCGTTTTCGCTACAAAAACAACAACATGCAGGACCTGGAAGAACAACTGAAAGCAGCATCGTCTGCCCGCTATCGCATGATTGCCACGGACGGGGTATTTTCGATGGACGGCTACATTGCCAATCTGCCGGCGATCTGTGATCTCGCGGAAAAATACGATGCACTGGTGATGGTTGACGATTCACATTCCGTCGGCTTTATGGGACAGCATGGTAAAGGGACACATGAATTCCATGGCGTGATGGACCGGATTGATATCATCACAGGCACATTGGGCAAAGCACTGGGTGGTGCCAGTGGCGGCTATACCAGCGGACGTAAAGAGATCATCGAACTCTTAAGACAGCGTTCGCGACCTTACCTGTTTTCGAACTCCGTGGCGCCGGCGATTGTGACGGCATCCATCGCCGCCATTGACCTGCTGACCGCTTCGACAGAATTACGCGATAAGCTGGAAGCCAATACCAGACACTTCCGTGCAGGAATCTCACAAGTCGGTTTTGAAGTTCTGCCCGGAGAGCATCCCATCGTGCCAATCATGCTGGGTGACGCGGCACTCGCAGCGCGTGTGGCTGACGCGTTATTGCAGAAAGGCATCTATGTGATCGGATTCTCGTTCCCGGTGGTTCCCAAAGGGAAAGCCCGAATTCGAACCCAGATCTCAGCCGCCCATTCGATTGAAGACCTGGACTTTGCGATTGAAAAATTCAAAGAAGTTAAAACGGAAGTCGGGATTTAA
- a CDS encoding MotA/TolQ/ExbB proton channel family protein yields the protein MSQYLSQLSGLSTMVITLACGAHLFFFFVLWVWSRRDLRGIASSLDDFTRGLKHRSLLDSTGHLSDQIEAFLADVNETLDPKANPADRIALSERVHILDEKRRYLDSHFFETCYNICRTMIEAYPLAGVLGTILAMGAALQANAGTETTNAISSIVSHFGDAIWSTFAGLAAAILLMFINSVLEMSFLGLVENRQHVRDTVVRAKRELVLARGGETPA from the coding sequence ATGTCGCAGTACTTAAGCCAGCTCTCCGGGCTCTCCACAATGGTCATCACATTGGCTTGTGGCGCCCACCTGTTTTTTTTCTTCGTGCTTTGGGTCTGGTCTCGTCGGGATTTGCGAGGCATCGCTTCTTCCCTGGATGATTTCACACGCGGACTCAAACACCGCAGCCTGCTCGATTCCACCGGCCACCTTTCTGACCAGATTGAAGCGTTTCTGGCAGACGTGAATGAAACGCTCGATCCCAAAGCCAATCCTGCAGACCGTATCGCACTCTCCGAACGGGTGCACATTCTGGATGAAAAACGTCGCTACCTCGACTCGCATTTTTTTGAGACCTGCTACAACATCTGCCGCACGATGATTGAAGCCTATCCCCTGGCGGGTGTGCTGGGCACCATTCTCGCGATGGGAGCCGCGCTGCAGGCCAACGCGGGCACCGAAACGACCAACGCCATCAGTTCGATTGTCAGCCATTTCGGCGATGCCATCTGGTCGACGTTTGCCGGTCTGGCCGCTGCCATCCTGCTGATGTTTATCAACAGTGTGCTGGAGATGTCCTTTCTGGGGCTGGTCGAAAACCGTCAACATGTCCGTGATACCGTCGTCCGTGCCAAACGGGAACTTGTTCTGGCCAGGGGAGGCGAGACACCCGCATGA
- a CDS encoding 2,3-bisphosphoglycerate-independent phosphoglycerate mutase: MADLHALMKKLQKKNDSKIVLLVSDGLGGLPLEPGGKTELETANTPNLDALAKKGTLGRSIPVIPGITPGSGPGHLGLFGYDPLEFNIGRGVLEALGIDFELGPDDVAIRGNFCTLDDDGKITDRRAGRIGSDIGAELCKKLDKIEIPGVEVFVRHVKEYRLVIVLRAKGLGGNVNDTDPQKTGVPPLEPLGENEASQKTAELCKEFLKQAGEILKDDSPANLLTMRGIAKMPEIPTFEEVYGTRAAAVAVYPMYRGLARLVSMDVKDAGQTLDSQMDCLEKIWDDYDFFFVHYKYTDSTGEDGNFDAKVARTEDVDACIPRITALNPDVIIVTGDHSTPAKMKSHSWHPVPVLLSAENARFDGCQSFGESECIQGGLGQFEAKYLMWLAMAHAGRLEKYGA, from the coding sequence ATGGCAGACCTGCACGCGTTAATGAAAAAACTGCAAAAGAAGAATGATTCCAAAATCGTACTCCTCGTCTCGGATGGACTGGGGGGCCTGCCCCTGGAGCCGGGCGGAAAAACCGAACTGGAAACCGCGAACACACCCAACCTGGATGCACTCGCCAAAAAAGGAACCCTGGGGCGCAGTATCCCTGTGATTCCCGGCATCACTCCCGGCAGTGGCCCTGGTCACCTGGGTCTGTTCGGTTACGATCCCCTCGAATTCAACATCGGTCGGGGCGTACTCGAAGCACTGGGCATCGACTTTGAACTCGGTCCCGATGACGTCGCCATTCGTGGCAACTTCTGTACGCTCGACGATGACGGCAAGATCACTGACCGTCGTGCAGGCCGGATCGGTAGCGACATTGGTGCCGAGCTCTGCAAAAAACTCGACAAAATCGAAATTCCGGGCGTCGAAGTCTTCGTGCGACACGTCAAAGAATATCGTCTGGTGATCGTCCTGCGGGCCAAAGGGTTGGGCGGTAATGTCAACGACACCGATCCTCAGAAAACCGGTGTTCCTCCGCTGGAACCATTGGGCGAGAACGAAGCCTCTCAAAAAACTGCTGAGCTCTGCAAAGAATTTCTCAAGCAGGCAGGTGAAATTCTCAAAGATGATAGCCCTGCTAACCTGCTCACCATGCGGGGCATTGCCAAGATGCCAGAGATCCCGACGTTCGAAGAAGTGTATGGCACCCGTGCTGCAGCCGTTGCCGTTTATCCCATGTACCGGGGACTGGCTCGTCTGGTCAGTATGGACGTCAAAGACGCCGGCCAGACACTGGACTCACAGATGGACTGCCTGGAAAAAATCTGGGATGACTACGACTTTTTCTTCGTGCATTACAAATACACCGACTCCACGGGAGAAGATGGAAACTTCGACGCGAAAGTCGCTAGGACGGAAGATGTCGATGCCTGCATTCCCCGGATCACGGCGCTCAATCCAGACGTCATCATCGTCACCGGCGATCACAGCACGCCTGCCAAAATGAAGTCGCACAGCTGGCATCCCGTGCCCGTGCTGCTGTCTGCGGAAAATGCCCGCTTTGATGGCTGCCAGAGCTTCGGCGAGTCAGAATGCATTCAAGGTGGATTAGGGCAGTTTGAAGCGAAATATCTGATGTGGCTGGCCATGGCTCACGCCGGTCGACTCGAAAAATATGGTGCCTGA
- a CDS encoding glycosyltransferase family 4 protein has translation MSEPSSQKLHVAIITSGGAGMFCGACMHDNTWTRAMMLQGAEATLVPTYTPIRVDEENMTGTPVFLGGINVYLNYRSQLWRKLPGFMKHWLNTPWIINLATSFGVSNDAHELGALTVTLLEGDQGVEGEEIEALAQFLGSQLKPDVICLSNALLSGTIKKIKEHYQGPLFCILQGDDVFLEELGEPYRSRSLELIRNNVQQVDGVLVHSDYYREFISAYLDVPIDHIHKVLLGINLEGHDGTPDDRRDEPFTIGFFARICKEKGLHNVVQAFEIFHKAHPDSRLCVGGFLGKESEEYFHETTKNLSALNESYKYWGSPATREEKVAFYKSLSVLSVPTDYHEPKGLFVLEALANGVPVVQPAHGAFPELIEQTAGGLLVPPGDPQALADAWEQLYQDQDYRLQLARQGYERVRQFYNAELMATESLSFFQKWVDAAGLRQNTPQLTPDP, from the coding sequence ATGTCAGAACCATCATCCCAAAAATTACATGTGGCCATCATCACCTCGGGAGGCGCCGGGATGTTCTGTGGTGCCTGTATGCACGACAATACCTGGACCCGGGCCATGATGCTGCAGGGCGCGGAAGCCACACTCGTCCCCACTTATACCCCGATTCGTGTGGATGAAGAGAACATGACAGGCACCCCCGTCTTCCTGGGGGGCATCAATGTCTATCTGAATTACCGCTCCCAACTCTGGCGTAAACTGCCCGGTTTCATGAAGCATTGGCTCAATACCCCCTGGATCATCAATCTGGCTACCAGCTTTGGCGTCAGTAATGATGCCCACGAACTGGGGGCGCTGACCGTCACGTTGCTGGAAGGGGATCAGGGAGTCGAAGGTGAAGAGATCGAAGCGCTGGCGCAGTTCCTGGGATCACAGCTCAAGCCCGATGTGATCTGTCTCAGTAATGCATTACTGTCAGGTACCATCAAAAAAATCAAGGAACATTACCAGGGACCCCTGTTCTGTATTCTGCAGGGGGACGATGTCTTTCTGGAAGAACTGGGCGAACCGTATCGCAGCCGTTCGCTGGAACTGATACGCAACAACGTGCAGCAGGTCGATGGCGTGCTTGTCCACAGCGACTACTACCGCGAGTTCATTTCCGCGTATTTAGATGTGCCCATCGACCACATTCATAAAGTGCTGCTGGGCATTAACCTGGAAGGCCACGATGGAACCCCCGACGATCGCAGGGACGAACCCTTTACGATCGGCTTTTTTGCCCGGATCTGTAAAGAGAAGGGACTCCACAATGTCGTCCAGGCGTTTGAGATCTTTCACAAAGCCCACCCCGATAGCCGCCTGTGTGTCGGCGGGTTTCTGGGTAAGGAGAGCGAAGAGTATTTTCACGAGACCACCAAAAATCTCAGCGCTCTCAATGAGTCTTACAAATACTGGGGCAGCCCTGCCACACGCGAAGAAAAAGTCGCGTTCTATAAAAGTCTGTCTGTACTCTCCGTTCCGACCGACTATCACGAACCCAAAGGACTGTTTGTCCTGGAAGCCCTGGCGAATGGCGTTCCCGTCGTTCAGCCGGCCCACGGTGCCTTTCCGGAACTGATCGAACAGACCGCCGGTGGCCTGCTGGTTCCCCCCGGAGATCCGCAGGCGCTCGCAGATGCCTGGGAACAGCTTTATCAGGATCAGGATTACCGCCTTCAGCTGGCCCGGCAAGGCTATGAACGTGTTCGTCAGTTCTATAATGCGGAACTGATGGCGACGGAAAGCCTGAGCTTCTTTCAGAAGTGGGTGGATGCCGCCGGTTTAAGACAGAACACACCTCAATTGACGCCCGATCCCTGA
- a CDS encoding type 1 glutamine amidotransferase, whose product MLEQLRYLLLQVRNADDPMLTQEVACFADVLEADVSQVAVYDLLSGPLQEHDLIETDVVLIGGSGHYSAADEGDWLETALDSLRLVHDSRKPTFASCWGFQAMARAMGGRVIHDLDKAEIGVHHVRLTSAGIADPVFGPSGPVLQGLMGHEDTVVELPPGTELLASTDRVQNQAYRFVDRPIYCTQFHPELNHQSFLGRLNTYPKYVEKIAGLSLDEFRHSIHDTPEAAALLKRFVQQIAPLHLDQT is encoded by the coding sequence ATGTTAGAACAACTTCGTTATTTACTGTTACAGGTGCGCAACGCCGATGATCCCATGTTAACACAGGAAGTCGCCTGTTTTGCGGACGTCCTGGAAGCTGACGTCAGTCAGGTCGCTGTATATGACCTGCTGTCCGGGCCGCTGCAGGAGCATGATCTGATAGAAACCGATGTTGTGCTCATTGGAGGCAGTGGCCACTACTCTGCCGCCGATGAAGGGGACTGGCTGGAAACCGCGCTGGACAGCCTGCGACTGGTTCACGATTCCCGCAAGCCGACTTTTGCGTCCTGCTGGGGATTTCAGGCCATGGCCCGCGCCATGGGAGGCCGTGTCATTCACGATCTGGATAAAGCAGAAATTGGAGTGCATCATGTCAGACTTACTTCTGCTGGTATAGCTGATCCTGTGTTCGGCCCCTCGGGGCCCGTACTGCAAGGTCTGATGGGACATGAAGATACAGTGGTTGAACTGCCACCGGGGACCGAATTGCTGGCATCGACGGATCGTGTGCAAAATCAGGCCTACCGTTTTGTGGATCGTCCCATTTATTGCACGCAGTTCCATCCGGAACTCAACCATCAGTCGTTTCTCGGGAGATTGAATACGTATCCCAAGTATGTCGAAAAAATCGCCGGTCTGTCGCTGGATGAGTTTCGACATTCCATTCATGATACACCTGAAGCCGCCGCTCTGTTAAAACGATTTGTGCAACAGATTGCACCACTCCATCTGGATCAAACCTGA
- a CDS encoding protein-tyrosine phosphatase family protein, giving the protein MSKLPLFKSLLCFSLLALTLPVSAEPESDSNPQQLKSISVGQITPLYRSKMIYLSGQPTREDFPLLQKDGVKTVVNLRTIKELNWDEAGYVRMLELDYVAIPFLTPETLTPAVFDQCRGVLNDQARHPLILHSASANRVGAIWLVHRVLDDDLDFDAALKEAKQVGLKTPGYIDQAKAYIAEQKK; this is encoded by the coding sequence ATGTCCAAGTTACCGTTATTCAAGTCCCTGTTGTGCTTCAGTCTGCTTGCTCTCACACTGCCTGTCTCAGCGGAACCGGAATCCGACTCGAATCCACAGCAATTAAAATCCATTTCCGTGGGACAGATTACGCCGCTCTATCGCAGCAAGATGATCTATCTGTCAGGCCAGCCGACCAGAGAAGATTTTCCGCTGCTCCAGAAAGATGGCGTCAAAACGGTCGTCAATTTGCGTACAATCAAGGAACTCAACTGGGACGAAGCGGGTTACGTGCGCATGCTCGAACTCGATTATGTGGCGATCCCGTTTCTGACTCCCGAGACTTTAACGCCGGCTGTCTTCGATCAATGTCGCGGCGTTCTTAATGACCAGGCGCGACACCCGCTGATTCTGCATTCAGCGTCCGCCAACAGAGTCGGTGCCATCTGGCTCGTGCATCGCGTGCTGGACGACGACCTCGACTTTGACGCGGCGTTAAAAGAAGCGAAGCAGGTCGGCCTGAAAACACCCGGTTATATCGATCAGGCAAAAGCGTATATCGCCGAACAGAAGAAATAG
- a CDS encoding DUF7710 domain-containing protein, producing the protein MPSIHNPDSIWVFHGEAAQFSGGLFSTKVNAEDWITRHQLTGILTRYPLDTGVYDWAIDRQYFQPRKEYQRSPRFIGRFTSASQEHEHYVNGKREGDSDEFSTETGNDVSDQ; encoded by the coding sequence ATGCCGTCAATTCATAATCCTGATTCAATCTGGGTATTTCATGGGGAGGCCGCACAATTTAGCGGTGGTCTGTTTTCAACCAAAGTGAACGCAGAAGACTGGATAACCCGGCATCAGTTGACGGGGATTTTAACCCGTTACCCCTTAGATACCGGCGTTTATGACTGGGCCATCGACCGGCAGTATTTCCAACCCCGGAAAGAATATCAGCGCAGCCCCCGGTTTATCGGACGCTTCACCAGCGCGAGCCAGGAGCACGAGCATTACGTAAATGGTAAGCGCGAAGGTGATTCCGATGAGTTTTCAACTGAAACCGGGAACGACGTTTCAGATCAATGA
- a CDS encoding class I SAM-dependent methyltransferase has translation MSSTQLSAQESPSRSSAIPCFLRGFLENPLQVASFVPSSGYLQRKLSSLACLQTARCVVELGPGTGETTKALLNAMPADSQLLCVEVVSEFVARLQKFDDPRLTIVENSALALKSILQQQNFVKPDVIVSGVPFSVMSPEEGRQLIETIHQVLAPGGAFVTYQFRNNVCELAAGCFGAPQSRDLVFWNLPPLDLYLWEKTVETKKLKKSPASPLKV, from the coding sequence ATGAGCAGTACTCAACTTTCAGCACAGGAGTCGCCGTCACGTTCGTCGGCGATTCCCTGTTTTCTCCGGGGGTTTTTGGAGAACCCGTTGCAGGTTGCCTCGTTTGTACCAAGCTCAGGTTACCTGCAGCGAAAATTGAGTTCCCTGGCCTGCCTGCAGACCGCGCGCTGCGTGGTGGAACTCGGCCCGGGGACAGGGGAAACTACAAAAGCTTTGCTTAACGCAATGCCTGCAGATTCACAACTGCTGTGCGTGGAAGTAGTCTCGGAGTTTGTGGCGCGTCTGCAGAAATTCGATGATCCCCGCTTGACGATTGTCGAAAACTCTGCCCTGGCGCTCAAATCAATTCTTCAACAGCAGAACTTCGTGAAGCCCGATGTCATTGTCTCCGGCGTTCCCTTTTCGGTGATGTCGCCCGAAGAAGGCCGCCAGTTGATTGAAACAATACATCAGGTACTGGCGCCGGGCGGCGCGTTCGTCACTTACCAGTTTCGCAACAATGTCTGCGAACTCGCCGCAGGCTGTTTCGGTGCCCCCCAGAGCCGCGACCTGGTTTTTTGGAATCTGCCTCCCCTGGATCTCTACCTCTGGGAAAAAACTGTAGAGACGAAGAAACTGAAAAAATCTCCTGCCTCGCCGCTCAAGGTCTGA
- a CDS encoding Rho termination factor N-terminal domain-containing protein, which translates to MPTTWTAKEEKQYQHIKDSELDRGRSEDKAEEIAARTVNKQRRQAGKTPNKSTQGTGNPHTRLEDRTVEELHNLAAEHNIKGRSKMKKAELIKALRDKR; encoded by the coding sequence ATGCCCACCACATGGACCGCAAAAGAAGAAAAACAATATCAACATATCAAAGACAGCGAACTCGATCGAGGCAGATCAGAAGACAAAGCCGAAGAGATTGCTGCCCGGACCGTCAATAAGCAGAGACGACAGGCCGGAAAAACTCCCAACAAAAGCACACAAGGTACGGGAAATCCTCATACCAGGCTGGAAGACCGTACGGTTGAAGAACTTCACAATCTGGCAGCCGAGCATAACATCAAAGGCCGCAGCAAAATGAAGAAGGCCGAACTGATCAAGGCCCTTCGCGACAAGCGATAA
- a CDS encoding APC family permease: MEHASESSPDYQKNSLTLTGAVAMGIGVMIGAGIFALTGQVAELAQSWFPLAFLAAGIIAGFSAYSYVKLANAYPSAGGIAMFLKQAYGKSTMTGACALLMYFSMIINESLVARTFGTYTLQLFQVENSEWLIVVLGVGLLGFAFLINILSNQYIESISYVTAFIKIAGIAVFAVGGIWAAGFSFENSSSASAQSGPGGFLGGVALAILAFKGFTTITNSGSEIKNPHKNVGRAITISICLCLGLYMLVTLAIRGTLSIDEIVKARDYSLARAAQPAFGEYGLWFTVVFAIVATVSGVIASVFAVSRMLAMLTDMKLVPHSHFGMPGDLQKHTLVYTVVLAMIFTILFDLSRIASLGAIFYIIMDIAIHWGVFRYLRKEVSASATILITAMLLDVIVLIAFIIVKAQSDPLVILIALPGLSLIFLGEWLFLRNRSQA; encoded by the coding sequence ATGGAACATGCGAGCGAGTCTTCACCCGATTACCAGAAAAACAGTCTCACATTAACCGGCGCTGTCGCGATGGGAATTGGCGTCATGATTGGCGCCGGTATCTTTGCTCTCACAGGACAGGTGGCTGAACTGGCACAGTCCTGGTTTCCACTGGCCTTCCTGGCGGCGGGAATCATTGCAGGCTTCAGCGCGTATTCTTATGTGAAGCTGGCAAACGCTTATCCCTCGGCCGGCGGCATCGCCATGTTTCTCAAACAGGCTTATGGTAAGTCTACCATGACAGGTGCCTGCGCCCTGTTGATGTATTTTTCTATGATTATCAATGAGAGTCTGGTCGCCCGCACTTTTGGAACTTACACCCTGCAGCTATTTCAGGTTGAAAACAGTGAGTGGCTGATCGTGGTGCTGGGGGTCGGTTTACTGGGCTTTGCTTTCCTGATTAATATCCTCAGCAATCAGTACATTGAATCCATTTCTTATGTTACTGCATTTATCAAAATTGCCGGCATTGCTGTTTTCGCTGTCGGCGGAATTTGGGCAGCGGGGTTCTCCTTCGAAAACAGTTCGTCTGCATCTGCTCAATCGGGGCCTGGAGGCTTTCTGGGTGGCGTTGCACTTGCCATCCTGGCCTTCAAAGGGTTCACCACGATCACAAACAGTGGTAGTGAGATTAAAAATCCTCACAAAAATGTAGGTCGGGCCATTACGATTTCGATTTGTCTCTGCCTCGGCTTGTATATGCTGGTGACTCTGGCAATCAGGGGAACACTTTCGATCGATGAGATCGTCAAAGCCAGAGATTATTCACTGGCACGCGCTGCCCAGCCTGCGTTTGGGGAGTATGGACTCTGGTTTACTGTCGTGTTTGCAATCGTGGCGACCGTATCGGGAGTGATCGCCAGCGTGTTTGCGGTTTCACGCATGCTTGCCATGCTTACGGATATGAAGCTGGTGCCTCATTCTCATTTCGGGATGCCGGGAGACCTACAGAAGCATACGCTGGTTTATACAGTAGTTCTGGCGATGATTTTTACCATACTCTTTGATTTGAGTCGCATCGCTTCGCTGGGAGCCATTTTTTATATCATTATGGATATTGCCATACACTGGGGCGTCTTTCGTTATCTCCGCAAGGAAGTCAGTGCCAGTGCAACAATCCTGATTACTGCCATGCTGCTGGACGTCATTGTGCTGATTGCTTTTATCATCGTAAAAGCTCAGTCTGACCCCCTGGTGATTCTGATTGCTCTACCGGGACTGTCACTGATTTTTCTTGGTGAATGGCTCTTTCTCAGAAACCGTAGTCAGGCATAG